A single region of the Syngnathoides biaculeatus isolate LvHL_M chromosome 17, ASM1980259v1, whole genome shotgun sequence genome encodes:
- the prrc2b gene encoding protein PRRC2B isoform X2 gives MSDRLGQITKSKDGKSKYSSLSLFDKYKGKSIEAQKNSGVPRHGLQSLGKVATARRMPPPAHLPSLKSENKGNDPNVIIVPKDGTGWANKPEQPDQKSSVASIPQLQESQLQQASQKSVSNLQKPPPVANQENTNTGGPKQWAQLNGKAVEQDGSRALNRLQPFSHEEFPTLKAAGEQDKAGKERSGYDPSYGPGPSLRPQNVTSWREGGGRNLQPSSLTLGPPADPEGKLNALGETGTPPPTSHPTSVTSAASSSVVVTAAAVAQLPTADTKEPSLRPAQSLRRTAVPSALQHQLHHTSNAVYHDMLPAFMCSKETRETSGTDHITTAVAAPARFDSKPTFRQTYSKPELVNGDIRRENRFVRAPPRLSSQPIRRPSDRPQRPAIINPEDLKDLDDLDNDCEDGWAGLHEEVDYSEKLKFSDDEDEHSASDKNKIWPEWERENRRICPSSFSSGEGPEESYSYHQEPPRKTNTRYLSADTQSQQKSHSEPAIDPEEHQRPSQPPARAKFVSPELSEAVERARRRREEEERRAREERLAACAEKLKKLDEKFGKTDRQAPRTEEGHKDGEGKEPPLSPNRDHIKLHQDNCQYNTKDECSSDNSPSPSFREELSFPAYRSSEDDAQEPSSPSGDYGGRHASKPVPPRFQKQPQQHQQQEQVYKMQHWQSGHQASSASNPTQRGYYPPHVLGFDPRWMMMPPFMDPRVSQGRSPVDYYPGPVHSSGMMKPLMHQDRLNSPSSDEGHPNLHQERRPPSTEPYPVWSQDSYPMRSFTPPYQRQHENQDNNHLDDRGDMASSQQDTYEERICDSGTHAQDDLHHHAFQSRALDRDHHNQGLLTGAQIHSQHHVDKEYPKQDSRDRHLKDSPDSLNESFDSSKDNWKRDEGINTQSQWSDSSTSVSQPSETTGRTLTRRTGPIKKPVLKALKVEDKENEKPKPEPEEKPVPYRLEKEVLTNVYDLKKDNQPVSNRHSGSAVVEKPQEERQRQSPAPNKVERPPVINQSEESPRESVWGTNKFHPPRDVQENTEPQAPRRNNWIFIDEEQAFGTIRGSGRGRSRGFRDFNSRGGGRGVRGGYNNSTGQVQRTGRGRALLRELKVDEFQRGKPRRRNVSETLSETSEYEELPKRRRQKGSENGEGYSESGEPRKADQESWRSNKVYTEDQAAADFREKSKVSRGFGGRMLPPRLNTGNYTRSFGGSREMSTWRGRGPQFGSSSGSMQENGYPPGADMAFSRKPHVERESLKYHTKFTGSFVENGSEEREGEYYFDPDNPDRQALRRRRPPRQDKPPRFRRLQQEREPGSNQWTSDEYINGDLGNRWPGRPKASGEENWPSGPYTGGRRGQHPQTEEWETGSENSDFSDWRDKRGGRAGAPTQGHTDVLTDSCHGEAGSNEKRELSKRSFSSQRPLIERQNRKGEPSVLETSKMTRAPDNPQSVPSNRNDTWQNGGTSCKSRSTDESGPIYSIDQSEERERNESTGKNFDKPGPIKPDIGEALTQYELSAYPIDEDGGGPVSNPDGYQDTLSKKQRRPQEDDRRRKDQGVAVPVKNRSVGSKIPPRFAKKQGNLNIEQPEDTLSSSNLGTEIWETNGSALSVQSSGGDSWTKQVSYTGSEPNSEDSDASPEQSKEQHKPGPIGNERSLKHRKGSEAVDRLEGGPITPVNGVDLHVDTVLPVPPIEFGVSAKDSDFSLPPGSTPVPVSNPVNKLQDPLNTNTIPILRSNHLQPGINLNTLSFPSTDLTLKMESARKAWENSQSLPEQGSPGGGVPGVPPPCSVGSSSGVSYSTFGGVSMPPMPVASVAPSMSLQGNHIPPLYLDGHVFPSQPRLVPPTMTQQQTYQQAAAQQIPISLHTSLQAQAQLGLRGGLPVSQSQEMFNSIPPYRSQVYMHPNLSQPSPMVLSGGAPLKGPYSPFPGMQPSDMVKSSSASHYQPMNGSQQLVYDSQLNQGPSIGSSQLMDSQLIQVTMPLPASQLRYGSAQQHLILPQSIQLQQSQNLSVGGPRRMMPPGSQPPVMPGTREGSQMEMKGFQFSDKPSHSPGMPGGSYRPGSASPSGKPSGPGGPVGPLPTHHYTQQVSPAPGGLVMHMRPTTSGPFPSPIQRPVMQVNKPVIIRSPPYPNPSRDLSHSTPPSAPEPPIKGPEDGMKVSHPL, from the exons ATGTCCGATCGTTTGGGGCAAATTACCAAGTCCAAGGATGGGAAAAGCAAGTACTCCTCACTCAGCCTGTTTGACAAGTACAAGGGAAAATCAATAGAAGCTCAGAAAAACTCAG GAGTTCCACGACATGGCTTGCAGAGTCTTGGCAAAGTGGCCACAGCCCGGCGCATGCCCCCGCCCGCTCACCTCCCTAGCTTGAAGTCTGAAAACAAAGGAAACGATCCCAACGTGATTATTGTCCCAAAAGACGGCACAGGATGGGCAAACAAGCCGGAACAACCCGATCAAAAGAG ttCTGTTGCATCAATACCTCAGCTGCAGGAGTCGCAGCTGCAGCAGGCTTCACAGAAGTCTGTCTCCAATCTTCAGAAGCCTCCGCCAGTAGCCAACCAGGAG AACACAAACACAGGTGGACCAAAGCAATGGGCCCAGCTAAATGGAAAGGCAGTAGAGCAAGATG GTTCAAGGGCCTTAAACCGACTTCAGCCCTTCTCTCACGAGGAATTTCCCACGCTGAAGGCCGCTGGAGAACAGGACAAGGCTGGCAAGGAAAGAAGCGGCTACGATCCGTCGTATGGGCCCGGACCAAGCCTCCGCCCGCAGA ATGTGACCAGctggagggagggaggcgggAGGAACCTCCAACCCTCATCCTTGACCCTCGGCCCGCCAGCGGACCCCGAGGGCAAGCTCAATGCGCTAGGGGAGACCGGGACCCCTCCGCCCACATCCCACCCCACTTCCGTCACCAGTGCTGCCTCATCTAGTGTCGTCGTGACAGCGGCGGCAGTTGCCCAGCTGCCGACTGCGGACACTAAGGAGCCCTCTCTCCGTCCCGCTCAGTCTCTCCGTAGAACAGCGGTCCCATCTGCTCTACAGCATCAGCTCCACCACACTTCTAATGCAGTCTACCATGACATGTTGCCGGCTTTT ATGTGCTCCAAAGAGACCCGTGAAACTTCAGGTACAGACCACATCACTACTGCTGTAGCGGCACCAGCCCGATTTGACAGCAAACCTACTTTTAGACAGACTTACTCGAAACCGGAACTTGTCAA TGGTGACATTCGCAGAGAGAATCGTTTTGTCCGTGCGCCACCTCGACTCTCATCCCAGCCCATCAGGCGGCCCAGCGACCGCCCACAACGACCTGCCATCATTAACCCCGAGGACCTGAAGGATCTGGATGACCTAGACAATGACTGTGAGGATGGATGGGCGG GTCTCCATGAAGAAGTTGATTACAGTGAGAAGCTGAAGTTCAGTGATGATGAGGACGAGCACTCAGCCAGTGATAAAAACAAGATCTG GCCCGAGTGGGAAAGGGAGAATCGACGCATCTGCCCGTCATCTTTCAGCTCGGGTGAGGGCCCTGAAGAGAGTTATTCTTACCACCAGGAGCCTCCGAGGAAGACCAACACCAGATATCTCTCCGCAGACACCCAA TCTCAGCAAAAGAGCCACAGCGAGCCAGCAATTGACCCAGAAGAACACCAGCGGCCGTCTCAGCCGCCAGCAAGGGCAAAGTTTGTGTCGCCTGAGCTGTCTGAGGCAGTCGAGAGGGCCCGCAGGCGTCGTGAGGAGGAAGAGCGGCGTGCACGTGAGGAACGACTGGCTGCTTGTGCAGAGAAACTCAAAAAGCTGGATGAGAAATTTGGAAAGACTGACAGGCAAGCCCCAAGGACAGAGGAGGGCCACAAAGATGGAGAGGGCAAAGAGCCACCCTTGTCTCCCAACAGGGATCACATTAAACTGCACCAAGACAACTGCCAGTACAATACAAAAG ATGAGTGCTCTTCAGACAACTCCCCCAGCCCTAGTTTCCGTGAGGAGCTCAGTTTCCCTGCCTATCGCAGCAGTGAAGATGATGCCCAGGAGCCCTCCTCCCCCTCTGGAGATTACGGTGGACGCCATGCTTCAAAgcctgttccaccccgctttcaaaaacaaccccaacagcaccagcagcag GAACAGGTCTACAAGATGCAGCATTGGCAGTCGGGCCATCAAGCGTCATCTGCCTCAAACCCCACACAACGGGGCTACTATCCACCGCATGTCCTAGGCTTTGATCCCCGCTGGATGATGATGCCGCCTTTCATGGATCCCCGTGTCAGCCAAGGACGATCTCCTGTCGACTACTATCCTGGACCTGTCCACTCTTCTG gAATGATGAAACCCCTGATGCACCAAGACCGCCTGAACAGTCCCAGTTCTGACGAAGGTCACCCCAACCTGCACCAGGAGCGAAGACCCCCTTCCACTGAGCCATACCCGGTATGGAGTCAAGATAGTTACCCTATGCGCAGCTTCACTCCACCCTACCAGCGGCAGCATGAAAACCAGGACAACAATCATCTTGATGACAg AGGGGATATGGCCTCCTCCCAACAGGACACATATGAGGAGAGAATCTGTGATTCCGGGACCCACGCTCAAGATGACCTGCACCATCACGCATTTCAGAGTCGAGCCTTAGACAGAGACCACCATAACCAGGGGCTGCTGACTGGCGCTCAAATTCACAGCCAGCATCATGTTGATAAAGAATACCCAAAACAAGACTCCAGAGACCGCCATCTGAAGGATAGTCCTGACTCTCTGAATGAGAGCTTTGATAGTTCTAAAGACAACTGGAAACGTGATGAAGGAATTAATACTCAAAGCCAGTGGTCCGATTCCAGTACAAGTGTCAGCCAGCCATCAGAGACCACAGGGCGCACTTTGACACGCAGAACTGGACCAATTAAGAAACCTGTTCTCAAGGCTCTGAAAGTGGAAGATAAGGAGAATGAGAAGCCCAAACCCGAGCCTGAAGAGAAGCCAGTCCCTTACCGACTGGAGAAGGAAGTCCTGACCAATgtctatgatttaaaaaaagataaccaGCCTGTCAGCAATAGACACTCAGGGTCGGCCGTGGTGGAGAAACCGCAAGAAGAGAGGCAGCGTCAATCCCCAGCTCCCAATAAAGTGGAGCGGCCTCCAGTAATAAACCAAAGTGAGGAATCCCCGAGAGAAAGCGTCTGGGGCACAAATAAATTTCATCCACCAAGAGATGTTCAGGAAAACACAGAGCCTCAGGCACCCCGCCGCAACAACTGGATCTTCATCGATGAAGAACAGGCCTTTGGTACGATAAGGGGATCTGGAAGAGGCCGCAGTCGAGGTTTTAGGGATTTCAATTCACGGGGGGGAGGCCGTGGCGTCCGAGGCGGCTACAACAACAGCACTGGTCAGGTTCAACGTACAGGCAGAGGCCGAGCCCTACTGAGAGAGTTGAAGGTGGATGAGTTCCAGAGAGGCAAGCCACGAAGACGCAATGTCAGTGAGACCCTAAGTGAAACCTCAGAGTATGAGGAGCTACCCAAGAGACGGCGACAGAAAGGCTCTGAAAATGGAGAAGGCTACTCCGAGTCTGGAGAGCCTCGGAAAGCCGATCAGGAGTCTTGGAGATCCAACAAGGTGTACACGGAAGACCAGGCTGCTGCTGATTTCAGAGAAAAATCCAAGGTTAGTAGAGGCTTTGGAGGTCGTATGCTCCCTCCCAGACTGAACACTGGAAACTATACTAGAAGCTTTGGAGGCTCTAGAGAGATGTCCACATGGAGGGGTCGTGGTCCTCAGTTTGGTAGCAGTAGTGGTTCCATGCAAGAAAATGGTTATCCTCCCGGAGCTGACATGGCTTTTTCCCGTAAGCCCCATGTTGAGCGTGAGTCTCTTAAGTACCATACGAAATTTACTGGCTCTTTCGTGGAAAATGGTTCAGAAGAACGTGAGGGGGAATACTACTTTGACCCTGACAACCCTGACAGGCAGGCGCTGAGGAGGCGGCGTCCTCCACGTCAAGACAAGCCCCCACGCTTCCGCCGCCTGCAGCAAGAACGTGAGCCTGGTTCCAACCAGTGGACAAGCGACGAATACATAAATGGTGACTTGGGAAACCGGTGGCCTGGTCGCCCCAAAGCCAGTGGGGAAGAAAACTGGCCCAGCGGGCCCTACACCGGTGGACGCAGGGGCCAGCACCCACAAACGGAGGAATGGGAGACTGGATCAGAAAACAGTGACTTCAGCGACTGGAGGGACAAGCGCGGGGGAAGGGCTGGTGCACCCACGCAGGGACATACCGACGTTCTCACAGACTCGTGCCATGGTGAAGCGGGCTCCAACGAGAAGAGGGAGCTTTCCAAGCGAAGCTTTTCAAGTCAGAGGCCACTGATTGAACGCCAGAACAGGAAAGGAGAGCCTTCAGTGCTGGAGACAAGTAAGATGACACGTGCACCTGACAACCCACAATCTGTTCCCTCAAACAGGAACGACACCTGGCAGAATGGAGGGACCTCTTGTAAGAG TAGGAGCACAGATGAATCTGGTCCCATCTACAGTATTGATCAGTCGGAGGAGCGGGAGCGGAATGAGTCCACAGGAAAGAATTTTGACAAGCCAGGACCCATTAAACCTGACATCGGGGAGGCACTTACCCAGTATGAGCTCAGTGCCTACCCAA TTGACGAAGATGGCGGTGGACCTGTTTCGAATCCAGATGGTTACCAGGATACATTGTCCAAAAAACAAAGACGTCCACAGGAAGACGATAGGAGGAGGAAGGATCAAGGAGTTGCT GTGCCAGTGAAGAACAGGTCAGTTGGATCCAAGATACCGCCACGTTTTGCCAAGAAGCAGGGTAACCTGAACATTGAACAACCAGAGGATACGCTTTCCTCAAGTAATTTGGGAACAGAAATTTGGGAAACCAACGGCTCTG CTCTGTCAGTGCAGTCCTCAGGGGGAGACTCATGGACTAAACAGGTGTCTTATACTGGCAGTGAGCCCAACTCTGAG GACTCAGACGCAAGTCCAGAGCAGAGCAAAGAGCAGCACAAACCAGGACCCATTGGAAATGAGCGCTCCCTGAAGCACCGTAAGGGCTCTGAGGCAGTGGATCGCTTGGAAGGTGGCCCCATCACGCCTGTCAATGGAGTGGACCTCCATGTGGACACCGTGCTCCCTGTGCCCCCCATTGAGTTTGGCGTCAGCGCCAAAGATTCCGACTTTAGCCTGCCTCCAGGTTCCACCCCAGTGCCTGTGTCCAATCCTGTCAACAAGCTGCAGGACCCCCTCAACACCAAT ACTATTCCCATCCTCCGTTCCAATCACCTGCAGCCCGGCATTAACCTCAACACCCTCTCCTTTCCAAGTACTGACCTCACCCTCAAG aTGGAGTCTGCTCGTAAAGCGTGGGAAAACTCCCAGTCCCTTCCTGAGCAAGGCTCTCCCGGTGGCGGAGTCCCAGGAGTGCCACCTCCATGCAGTGTGGGCTCGTCTAGTGGCGTCAGCTATAGCACTTTTGGAGGGGTCTCCATGCCTCCCATGCCTGTGGCCTCTGTAGCACCTTCCATGTCCTTGCAAG GTAATCATATTCCCCCATTGTATTTGGATGGTCACGTCTTTCCTAGCCAGCCTCGTTTGGTTCCACCCACGATGACTCAGCAGCAGACATACCAACAA GCAGCAGCCCAGCAGATTCCCATCTCATTGCACACGTCTCTTCAGGCTCAGGCTCAGTTGGGTCTTCGAGGAGGTCTGCCTGTGTCTCAGTCCCAGGAGATGTTCAACTCTATTCCCCCCTATAG GTCGCAGGTTTATATGCACCCCAACCTGTCGCAACCCAGCCCCATGGTCCTGTCTGGCGGAGCGCCGCTGAAGGGGCCCTACTCACCGTTCCCCGGCATGCAGCCCTCAGACATGGTTAAGTCCTCGTCAGCCTCACACTATCAGCCCATGAACGGCAGCCAGCAGCTAGTCTACGACAGCCAACTGAACCAGGGGCCCAGCATCGGATCTTCACAGCTGATGGACTCTCAACTcatccag GTGACCATGCCCTTGCCTGCATCTCAGCTGCGCTATGGCTCTGCCCAGCAACACCTCATCCTCCCTCAGTCAATTCAGCTGCAGCAAAGCCAGAATCTGTCAGTGGGAGGGCCGCGACGGATGATGCCTCCTGGCTCGCAACCGCCCGTTATGCCTGGTACCAGAGAG GGCTCCCAGATGGAAATGAAAGGTTTCCAGTTCTCTGACAAGCCCAGTCATTCACCGGGGATGCCTGGGGGCTCCTACAG GCCTGGATCTGCTAGCCCAAGTGGGAAGCCCTCTGGCCCCGGAGGCCCAGTTGGACCATTGCCCACCCATCATTATACACAACAG GTCTCACCAGCTCCGGGTGGCTTGGTGATGCACATGCGTCCCACCACCAGTGGCCCTTTCCCCAGCCCTATCCAGAGACCAGTGATGCAGGTCAACAAACCAGTCATAATCCGCTCCCCCCCTTATCCCAATCCCAGCCGAGACCTCTCCCACTCTACCCCACCCTCGGCCCCCGAGCCCCCTATCAAGGGGCCCGAGGATGGCATGAAGGTGAGCCACCCACTGTAA